One window from the genome of Prionailurus viverrinus isolate Anna unplaced genomic scaffold, UM_Priviv_1.0 scaffold_49, whole genome shotgun sequence encodes:
- the EMD gene encoding emerin, translated as MDDYAVLSDAELAAVLRQYNIPHGPVVGSTRKLYEKKIFEYETQRRRLSPPNSSASSFSYRFSDLDSASVDSDMYDLPKKEDALLYQSKGYGDDYYEESYLSTRTYGEPEPVGASKGFRQPPSSLSDTDTFHHQVREDSLFSSEEESKDRERPVYGRDGTYQSVAHYRPVSSVSRSSLGLSYYPTSSSASPMSSSPSSPTSWLTRRAIRPEKQAPGAGLGQDRQVPLWGQLLLFLVFAAFLLFVYYSLQAEDGNPFWTEP; from the exons atGGACGACTACGCGGTCCTGTCGGACGCTGAGCTGGCCGCCGTGCTGCGCCAGTACAACATCCCGCACGGGCCTGTCGTGG GTTCCACCCGCAAGCTCTACGAAAAGAAAATCTTCGAGTACGAGACCCAGAGGCGGAGGCTCTCGCCCCCGAACTCGTCCGCGTCGTCTTTCTCCTATCGGTTCTCGG aCTTAGACTCGGCATCAGTGGACTCGGATATGTACGATCTGCCGAAGAAAGAGGACGCCTTACTCTACCAGAGCAAGG GCTATGGTGATGACTACTATGAGGAGAGCTACTTGAGCACCAGGACTTATGGGGAGCCCGAGCCTGTGGGCGCCTCGAAGGGGTTCCGCCAGCCCCCAAGTTCACTCTCAGACACAGACACCTTTCACCACCAG GTGCGTGAGGACAGTCTTTTCTCTTCTGAAGAGGAGAGCAAGGATAG ggAGCGCCCCGTGTATGGCCGGGACGGCACCTACCAGAGCGTCGCGCACTACCGCCCTGTGTCCAGCGTGTCCAGAAGCTCCCTGGGCCTATCCTATTATCCcacctcctcctccgcctcccccATGTCCTCCTCTCCATCTTCCCCCACTTCGTGGCTCACTCGTCGAGCTATCCGGCCGGAAAAGCAGGCCCCTGGGGCCGGTCTGGGCCAGGACCGCCAGGTCCCCCTCTGGGGCCAGCTGCTCCTGTTCCTGGTCTTTGCCGCCTTCCTGCTCTTTGTTTACTACTCCTTGCAGGCTGAGGATGGCAATCCCTTCTGGACGGAGCCCTGA